In a genomic window of Roseiflexus castenholzii DSM 13941:
- the trpC gene encoding indole-3-glycerol phosphate synthase TrpC, with translation MDTMLNRILAHKRIEVERQRIKTPYDQMRTRAETAPPPRDFGAALRAHHPIALIAEVKKASPSKGVLIENFDPLALARTYASNGAAAISVLTDVRFFQGHLKYIEGIRALFDRGAAPPLPLLRKDFMIDPYQIVEARAYGADAVLLIVAALDDETLAALLALAGDLGMQALVEVHNADELRRALAVGARIIGVNNRDLHSFTTTLETTRHLAALLPSENRPLLVSESGIFTADHVALVRSWGVDAVLVGEALVTAPDIAGKVRELGGRL, from the coding sequence ATGGATACAATGCTCAACCGCATTCTGGCGCACAAACGCATCGAAGTCGAGCGACAGCGCATCAAGACGCCATACGATCAAATGCGCACCCGTGCTGAAACGGCGCCGCCGCCGCGCGACTTTGGCGCTGCGCTGCGCGCCCATCATCCTATCGCGCTGATTGCCGAAGTCAAAAAAGCGTCACCGTCGAAAGGGGTGCTAATCGAAAACTTCGATCCACTGGCGCTGGCGCGGACCTACGCTAGTAACGGCGCCGCCGCCATCTCGGTGTTGACCGACGTCCGCTTCTTCCAGGGTCATCTGAAGTACATAGAAGGAATCCGCGCCCTGTTCGACCGGGGCGCTGCGCCACCGTTGCCGCTGCTGCGCAAAGACTTCATGATCGACCCCTATCAGATCGTGGAAGCGCGCGCCTACGGCGCCGACGCCGTGCTGCTGATCGTCGCCGCGCTCGACGATGAGACGCTGGCGGCGTTGCTGGCGCTGGCCGGCGACCTTGGTATGCAGGCGCTCGTCGAAGTTCACAATGCAGACGAACTCCGCCGCGCCCTGGCGGTTGGCGCGCGCATCATTGGCGTCAACAACCGCGATTTGCACAGTTTCACAACGACCCTGGAAACCACGCGCCACCTTGCGGCGCTTCTTCCGTCAGAAAACCGACCGCTACTGGTCAGCGAAAGCGGGATATTCACCGCCGATCACGTTGCGTTGGTGCGCTCCTGGGGCGTCGATGCCGTCCTCGTTGGCGAGGCGCTGGTCACTGCTCCCGATATTGCCGGCAAAGTGCGTGAACTGGGAGGACGCCTGTGA
- a CDS encoding S41 family peptidase produces the protein MMTRCLRFVSALLVVVLAGCGNLPVPLGSMSTTTPTPLPTATSQPTVAPTDTPRPTPPATATPTLAPTATPTVTPYPLLPTPTLAPLSANERQAVFEDVWTLVRDRYVYEDYGGVDWDAVRAEFEPRIARAASEAEFYALIEEMIGRLGDDHTRFDTPQEVAEEAARFDGGVAYAGIGAMIRDLEEGILITRLAPGGPAEQAGLQPRDLIIAVNGVPVSDTITFGPGGPVSVVRGQPGTPVQLRIIDAAGATRDVTVIRQIIPPDAFPIVEARRVPGTDIGVVLIDTFNVSALDERVTDAIMSLYQSGPLDGLILDVRTNGGGRLDMLRRTLGLFLDGGTIGSSSGRERSFSIDVPSGKTLPLLEQMPIVVLTSDETASAAEMFAAGLQFRGRARVVGTPSAGNTENLIGYDLDDGSRFWLAELVFRLPDGSLLEGRGVQPDRIVEIDWWRYAFEDDPQIHAAVEELQLVGRSNDVAEVVER, from the coding sequence ATGATGACTCGTTGTCTCCGCTTCGTGAGTGCGCTGCTCGTCGTCGTGCTGGCGGGATGCGGCAACCTGCCCGTTCCGTTGGGTTCGATGTCGACCACAACGCCCACCCCTCTTCCAACAGCGACGTCGCAGCCAACGGTCGCGCCAACCGACACACCACGCCCGACGCCTCCTGCAACGGCAACGCCAACCCTTGCCCCCACTGCAACGCCGACAGTCACGCCATACCCGCTCCTGCCCACCCCCACGCTTGCGCCGCTAAGCGCAAACGAGCGTCAGGCGGTTTTCGAAGATGTCTGGACACTGGTGCGCGACCGGTATGTGTACGAGGACTATGGCGGCGTCGATTGGGACGCGGTGCGTGCTGAATTTGAGCCGCGCATTGCCCGCGCCGCTTCGGAAGCGGAGTTCTATGCGCTTATCGAAGAAATGATCGGGCGGCTTGGCGATGATCATACGCGCTTCGACACGCCCCAGGAAGTAGCGGAAGAAGCAGCGCGTTTCGACGGCGGCGTGGCATATGCCGGCATTGGCGCCATGATCCGCGATCTGGAAGAAGGGATTCTGATCACCCGTCTCGCTCCTGGCGGACCGGCGGAGCAGGCAGGGCTTCAGCCGCGCGACCTGATCATTGCCGTCAATGGCGTGCCGGTCAGCGACACCATCACCTTTGGTCCTGGCGGTCCGGTCTCGGTGGTGCGCGGACAACCCGGAACGCCGGTGCAACTCCGGATCATCGACGCCGCCGGCGCCACACGCGATGTGACGGTCATTCGCCAGATCATCCCTCCCGATGCATTCCCGATTGTCGAGGCGCGCCGCGTGCCGGGAACCGATATTGGCGTGGTGCTGATCGATACATTCAATGTCTCAGCGCTCGATGAGCGCGTAACCGACGCCATTATGTCGCTCTATCAATCTGGTCCGCTTGATGGGCTGATTCTGGATGTGCGCACCAACGGCGGGGGACGCCTCGATATGCTGCGGCGCACGCTTGGATTGTTCCTCGATGGGGGGACAATCGGCAGCAGCAGCGGACGCGAGCGATCATTCAGCATCGACGTGCCTTCTGGCAAGACGTTGCCACTGCTCGAGCAGATGCCGATTGTGGTATTGACCAGTGATGAAACCGCCAGCGCCGCCGAAATGTTTGCAGCCGGCTTGCAATTCCGTGGACGGGCGCGAGTGGTCGGTACGCCAAGCGCGGGCAATACCGAGAATCTGATCGGGTATGATCTCGATGACGGTTCACGCTTCTGGCTGGCAGAACTGGTCTTCCGCCTGCCTGATGGATCGTTGCTCGAAGGGCGCGGCGTCCAGCCGGATCGGATCGTCGAGATTGACTGGTGGCGCTACGCATTCGAGGACGATCCGCAGATACATGCAGCGGTCGAGGAACTCCAGCTTGTCGGTCGATCAAATGACGTTGCAGAGGTGGTCGAACGTTGA